A segment of the Nitrosopumilaceae archaeon genome:
CATTTCCTGAAGCATCTTTGGCAGTCCAGGTTACAATTGTCTGTCCTAGTGGAAAGTATGTAGGCGCATCATTTCCAACTGACATGACCCCAACTGCATCATATGCTGATGGCAATCCAAGATCAATGGAATTATGATCTGGACTTTTTGCTTCTACAGTCACATTTGGAGGTGCTGTTAATGTAGGTGCAGTTGTATCAATTACTGTAATTTTTTGTACTGCCTTTGAGATATTTCCTCCCGAATCAGTTGCAGTCCAAGTTACCATGGTTGTGCCGAGCGGAAACTTTGCTGGCGCATCATTTGTAATTGTGACTGAGGTATCATCTGTCGCCGTTGCCTGACCAATTGAAACAGGAGTCAACATGCCAGATGCCTGAACTACCATGTCTGACGGTGCAGTGATTGTTGGAGGAGTCTTATCATTAGAATTAAGTATTTTTGGAATGTTTTGCTGTGTTTGGTTAACAGAATTTTGTGATTGTTGATTTTGATTAACAGTTGGAGTCTCGTTTTGTGTCATTGGAGAAGATAAAGAACCAAACTTTTGGATTCTGTTGTTGCTACTGTCTACCACATAGACATTTCCATTAGAATCAACTGTTACATCTCGTGGATTGTCAAAAAAGTCAGGTCCAGTTCCCTGACTTCCCCATGATGTGAGCAGATTTCCATCCTTATTAATTTCAACGATTTGATTATCGCCAGTATCTGTGACATAAATATTTCCAGATGAATCAACACTTAATCCAAGTGGTGTTTTAAAGTTTGAACCAGATGATGCAGCAAAAGTTTTCAAGAAAACACCATCTTGTGTGAATTTTTCAATTCTATTATTTCCAGAATCAGCCACATAGATACTACCCTGTGAATCCGCAGTTATTCCACGTGGAGAAAGAAATTGACCATCGCTAAGACCACTTTGTCCAATAGAGGTTATGAATTTACCATCAGATGAAAATTTATCTATTCTGCTATTTCCAGTATCAGCAACATAAACATCACCACTTGGGTCTGTTGTAATTCCTTGTGGCAATAAAAATTGTCCATTGTCACTGCCTTTGCTTCCCCATTGTGTTATGAATTTACCTGACGTATCAAATTTCTGAATTGTATTTAGTTCATTATCAACAACATAAACAAAAGTTCCATGGACTGCAATTCCAGTTGGAGCTTGAAACTGTCCATTTCCATTTCCTTTAGTTCCCCATGTATCTAAATAATTTCCATTAAAATCAAACTTTTCAACTCGTCTGTTACCCAAGTCTGTAACATAGACATTACCAGCCGAATCCATGGATATTCCCTGTGGAAAAGCAAACTGTCCTAGCTTTCCAAGTCCATATGAACCCCATTGGGTTGCATATTGAGGTGCAGTACTTGCACTAGAAGACGGAATAAAGAATGTACTAGCAAGCACTATAGCTATAATCCCTATTAGTAAGAAGGGGAATGTTTTCAACTGGCATAAATTGTAAAATACCAAAAAGATCTCCAAAGTTAGGAATTATTGCAGTTTTTGTCAATTAAGGTCAATTAGAAGTGCTTGTAGACTCTCTCGTGAAGCATATCTTGATCTGTCTTACAAAGTGAATGTCTTCTAATCAACTAGGCGCTTTAATCCAAGTGATGCAAGTACAATCATCACAGCAGTAGAAATTACTAGCGCAAATAAATCAACTGCCAAATTAGAGTAGTTGCCTGTCAGAAGCATTGCTCGCAGAGCATCAACTACATAGGTTAGAGGGTTTCCCAAGGAAATGACTTGCAACCACTTTGGCATCAGAGCTATTGGATAGATGGCACTACTTGCAAAGAACAATGGCATTGTAATGGCTTGACCTATACCCATCATTCTTTCACGTGTTTTCAAGAATGATGCTAGTGCCATGGAGAGGCTTGTAAAGCACATAGCAAATAATACAATGACAAAGAACGTACCTGCAATGTCCAAAGGATCAAATCTCAGATTTACACCAAGTAAGAGTGCAAGTCCAAATATCATTATGGCCTGAAAGATTCCACGAAATCCTGCGGCAAGTGCTTTACCAATTATGATAGACGATCTTGGAGATGGGGTTGAAAGCAACTTGGTCAAGAGCCCGACATCTTTTTCCCAAACTATTGTGATGCCATAAAATATTGCAATAAATTGAACAGATTGGGCAAGTATTCCAGGTGTTATGAATTCAAGATACGGTATTCCAGTTGGTGCAAATCCCCTTATCCCATTGAAGACTTCACCAAATACTAATAACCACAATGCTGGTTGGATAATTCTTGTCCATAATTCAGATGAATCGTGACGTATCTTACGTACCTCTATCTCAGCAACAGTAAGAATACTGCTTGCAAACTTTTTTGGAGTCATCCTGCACGTCTCCTATAGGTCCGCCGTACCAAGCGAGCATCCCTGTTTGATTCAGTATTTTCTGCTTCGAATTTTGTCTTTGCATATTTTATAAAAACATCATCTAGAGTTATTTTATTGAGGGAAACTGAATCAACGTGTAATCCTGCATTTCTAAAAGACTCTAGAATCCTTGGAATTGCATGTTCCCCGTTTCTTGTCAAAATTTTTACTATCTTGCTATCATTGCTAGCTATCATACCAAGTTCAGGTGGTAATGGAGGTAAGATTTGTTCAGATGAAGGCATTGATTGTAGAGTTATAGTGAGTGTTTCTTTTCCAACAGATTCCTTTAGCTCCATAGGTGATCCTATGACTGCAATTTTTCCAGAACTCATTACAGCAATTCTATCACATAGTTCGTCAGCCTCTGACATGTCATGTGTCGTGATAAGAATAGTAGTACCAAAGTCTTCATTTAATTGCCTTAGATATTTCCACATCTGCATCTTTGAAGATGGATCAAGTCCAATACTTGGTTCGTCTAATATGAGCATCTTTGGTTGATTTACAAGTGCTTGTGCAACCTCTAATCTTCTCATCATACCTCCAGAAAATCTCTTTACTAGATCATCTGTTCTATCTTCTAGTCCCATGTATTTTAGTGCAAATCTTATCCTCTTGTCCCTCTCGTTTTTTGGAACATAGAAAAGTTTGGCAAAGATGAGCAAATTCTCATAAGCTGTCAGGTCTGCATCAACTGAGATTGATTGTGGAATGTAACCTATCATCTGCCTAACTTTTTCTGATGAGTTTGAGGCATTTGATCCAAATACCATAATGGATCCAGAAGTTGGCGTAGTGAGATTGGTAACCATTCTAATCGTGGTTGTCTTACCAGCTCCGTTAGGTCCAAGCAAACCAAAGATTTCTCCTTCTTGTACCACAAAGCTAATGCCGTTTACGGCTTTAGTGCGTTTGTTAAAGACCTTAGTTAGATCACCTATCTCTATTGCATACAATCTAATTCTATGGTTGGAATTGATAAAATAATGGTATCGCATGTTTCCAAATTTTTATTTTGAACCTGCAAAAGGGTTTATTAACAATTAGTAAAAATGGTTATCCCTTTACGCTTGAAAACACGCTGTTGTGGTAAAACTTTAAGATCTTAGAATTATGTATTCGCATAATAATTATATCTTGAATTATGTATCACACTATTTGCAAATGCTAAACAAGATGATAATTAATGAGATTTCTTGTATTCGTCTTTTGCTAGTTTAAGAATGACTTTTTCTCCGATTCCCCATATTTCAGATTTTGAAAAAACTCTTGTTCTTGTCAATCCTTCAGAGACCTCGATTGATTCAATTTCTTTGGTATCTTGGTTTTTATTTATTTTTTTTATTTTACCTATTTTGTGACCGTCAATATCAACTACAGATGTATCCTTCCTTAACGGTGCTGTTCCAAGTAAAACTGACTCGTTTGTAAATCTGTCAATATGACCACGTGGTAAAAAATAATCCTTGTGGAATCCCTCATGGACTGTAATTCCAGTTACCTGTAATGTATCGCAGTCAATTTGTACGTGCTTTACCTTTCCATATCCAATTCCTTCTCTATCAATTACTTTTCTTCCTCTAAATTCATCTGCGTTTAGCTTGTTTTCACTATTTTGTAATTCGGTGGTCATGCCTAAGATCAATTATTTTTATTTATTGAATCAAGTATCAGAGTTTTCAATCCAAGTGGTTAAATTCTTTAGAACAAAACAAATCCCATGAAGCCGCGAGAAGTAACATTCAAGGCAATATTAGTCACAACAGGAAGAAAGACAGGTAAGGAACACGCTGTGGAACTAAAAACTGTCTTTTATGATAACAAATTCTATTTTTCAAGGAGAAATTCTCAAAGTGATTGGTTAAAAAACTCACTTGCCAATCCTCAAGTAAAAATACAATATAATGGTGTCATATTTTCTGGAATTGCATCATTAATAACTGATGAAAACTTGGCAAAAAAAATCTCACAATTAAAATATTCAGATAAAAAAGCAGAGGAATCAAGAGTTGTTTTAGAGGTTACGTTACATGAACAATTGTAGTTACACCACGTCGTTCATGCTCTTGACCTTCACTCATTTCAGATATAATGACTGTAAATGAGATTATGTCACGTGGTTTGCATTCTTGAGCGTTTATCTTCAGATGCAGATCAAGTAAATCAAATTCTTGTCCTTCTGTAATAGCGGATTCATCTACTGAAACATTAGCGGTCGAGTTAATCAAGAAGCGCCTGTCCTTTTGGTGCCAACCAAGTTTAACTTTGTACCCTTCTCGACCTACTGCTTTAACATTAATGTTTATCATTCCCGATTTTGCTAACGTATAACCAGACGAATTATTTACAAAGACGCCAATTTGAAAAGGATTACCTGCCGTGCTTTCTGCCATTTTTTGTATTCCATCATTCATCACTACATCTACTCCTTTGATTGTGGTAGCTACTTTAGCAATCCATTCGTTTGTCCGTTCTACAGTAGCAAATATTCTATCACGTCTTTTTTTATCCTCTTCAGGTGGAAGTTTATAGTAATCCACCCAGGCAAGGTAATCATTACTGATATCTTTGATAAATTGAATGCATGTTACTTTGTAGTCTTCTACACTAGATGCTCTTTCTGAACCTTCATCATAAGGAAAACCTTCTTTATCTAATGGAAGCATATTTTTTATTAAAATGCCTTGTAAATAAACCCAATAAATATATGGCAAAAATTAAATTTTAAATCGTGAGTTTTTCAGATATTACGCAAGATCTTCAAAATGAATTGCGCTCAAATATGCCGCAAATAAGATTACTTTTAAAAAAATCCCCAGCACTTGCTTTTACCACAATAAATGAAATCTCAACAAAAGTGGGAAAAAAATACAATCTATTACTTTCTATAAATTTCCCAGAGCGTGGAAAGATAGAAGATTTTGAATCATATGGAACAGAGAACATAGGCATGATAATTGATAGATTTAGAAAGACATTTCCGATTCAAAGGGAATTAATAAAATCAAAAGCATCAGAAATTTTCGGTAATGTACAAATTCAAGATGCATATATGTATGAAGGAAAAGAAGGTGTGAGAGTTGTTTTAGATTCTGTAAGATTAGATGTATTACCAGCATCGCTACATGTATGGGGCAAGTTTGATAGAAAGGTCATAGAATTTTGTGATTGGCTTTTGGTAAACTGTTATCAATTTAGACCAGGTGTCAGAGGCGCAGAAAGCGAAGTAAGTTCATAAGAATATTGAAGATTTCCAGAAAGATCATATATTTCGGCTTTTACTGGAAGAGGCAAATTGTCTACTATCCAGAGTTTGTTTTCCTTTTCACCTTCTTGATATGAAATAATGTAGGAGTCTAAAGAGCCAAACTTGAGTGAGACTTTGCTATGATCTGTCACCTTGATTTCTTCTTGCACATCATGGATGTACATATCGCCCCATACTGCATCTTTTACTAGGTACTTGTTTTCAATAGCAAGATCTCTTACTGAAAAAACTGTTGAATCCAAGATGGTAAAAAATGGTTTTGCATTATCTGGTACATCATTAAAATCATAAACTATGTTTACTGGAACTGTTTGGTTTATCTCTTCGTTTGTGTTTGGATTTATCTCAAAGAGAATCTTTTGATTTTCAGAATTTATGGAAGGTAAAAATGTTATCTTTGCAGAAAACTTTGTTGCATTTGTTGAAATATCATATTGCATTATAGGATTGTATTGAGCTCCTTTTCCTATATGCCACTGACTAGCTTCACGTGGAACAACCTCTCCATTTTGCGGTCCTGCAAAGTATGTAAACCAGAGTATTCCTATCACACTTGCAACTATAACACATATCCCAAGCAGTAGCTTGATTACCATTTATTATCAGCCAGTATAACGCATTTTAGAATTTAAGATCAGAAAAGTTAGTCTTAAATCTTGTAAACAGGATAACCATAGATACAACTATAGCCATAACCATTACAGCGCTGACTGGAAATTCTGGAACTGCTGAATTGTTAATTGGTAATGGTCCAAGTGGTGCCGCTGTTGTAACATCAACCTTGATTAATCCAGATAATGTATTATCAGGAACTGTGTTTTCCTGTCCAGTACCAGCAACATTTATGATATAATGTGTAGTCGGAGGAGGCTGATTGATTACAATCGTTCTAAAATCAGTTCCTACTGGTGCAAACAAAGAACTCTTACCAAGGTCTTCTGCAACAGAACCAATTTTTTTTCCTTGATCATCTACGGTATAGATATCATATTGAATATTTTGAATTTTCTGGTTTGGATCATAGTTTTGTTCAAAGTACAATGACCACTGAACTGGACATCCTTGATGAGGAACTGCTGGAGTATACCTATATTCAATAATCATAGAACTGGTATCAGTGTTTATGGATTGGTGAACTGCTGAGGTATCATCCGTTGGACAAATTCCCTCTCCAGGTTTGGCAGTAGAAACATTATTTAGAAATGAGGGCGGGGTTTGACTGTTTCCAGTTTCCAATATTTCAAAATTAAATTGTGGTGGAGGCGATCCTTGTGTAACATCTGTATAGACTATAGCTTTTACCGGAAATGGCATACCTGGTACTACCCACAGTTTGTTATCTACACCTTTGTGCCAACCAATAACCCATGCTTTGTATGTACCTCCCTGAACAGTTACTTGTTCTTGATCAATTGGTCCCACTGATTGACCTCCAACTGATCCTGTTCTACCCCATGCCGGATAACTAAAGTCCTTTGGAGAATCAGATGTTGCAAATGCATCTAACCAGATGATTGTATTTCTGTAAACATTGGTATAATCAGCTATATTTGGATCAGAGTATGTAGGATCTGGTGTTACCATTCCAAATACAGTATGACCTTTTTGTATATTGCTTCCATCAATAGCAAGAAACTGCACATTATAACCACTGCCATCGCTAGTTTTATTCTGAATCCAAAAGTCAATCTCTATTGGAGTGCAGTTATGCCAGTCAGTAAAGCATGTACTATATCTGTAATAATCGCCTACTTTGAGTCCCTCACCTGGATACCAAGTCTCAGCAAATGCAGAATGTAGTCCAATGGGGATTAAAAATAAACCGGCAGAAAATGCTAAAAGAAAATACTTTTGCATTGGCTGTATAAGAAAAAATCCTATAGTTAAATCTTTCAAATAGGCAAATATAATGGCACAATATTATTTTGTCTATGTGCGAATGTGAGAAGGTACACATGTATGAAGTTGAGTTCAAGTTAGATGGAATGGTTGTTGTACCAACACACAAAAATTGTGGAATTGCCCTAAATGAAAAACAGGTAGACAAATTCCAAAAAGAATTGGTAAAAACATGGGGCATTCAGGGTGAAGAAGAAAAATAATACAATTATCTTAAAAATAAAAGAAAAAGGAGTTTCCTAAATCTATTTGAATGTGGCTACCTGAGTCTTACAGGTTGATTGTTTGCAAGTACAATTAGCATCACAGTAGCATTCTCCTTGCATTTGGCAATCGCATTCTACTTTATTATCTGCGGAAGATTCGCATCCGCATGCTGCATCTGTCATAACTGGGATTTCTCCTACAGGGTTTTAAAGGTTGTCAAAAAATCAACGAATTAAAAAACGGTGTTATGGACTTCAATTTTTTATTATAGTTAGAAGATCGTTTGTTGTTTTTAAGAGAATTGTCGCTTGGCGCTCAACTACCAATGGATCACTTTCTGTATCAAGAGCAACTTTGAGCAAATGTGCATATTCTAAGTTATGGTGCAATGTATTCTTTATTTTGATCACATTATTTCGATTTATGTAACCAAGGTAAAAGTAACAATCTGAAAGAAGTGAGTTTTGCACTAGATAGTCATATTTCTGTTGAATTATTTTTGAATGATTATTTTTCTCTACCATATCAGAAAAACCAATGGTAGATTTTACCATCCTTGAAAGAAGTGATGTTGATGCTCTTTCAATTCCAAGACATTGATGAACAACTAGAAAATTCTGGTTAATCTTATTTTTATCAAATCCACGAATTATTTCCAACATGTGGGTTGGACTAGGTCGCTTTGAATTTATCAAGAATATAGCATCTGCAAGAAAATAAGATGCGCATTTTATCCAAACATCTGCCAAAGCATCTGATGATTTAACAAGTTCTTTTGCTTTTGCTGCATAGACACCTGCATCTACAAGACAGTTTTGTATATATGAATTTGAAATTTGTTTACTCTTTGTTTTTATCTTTGTTAGGAACATTCGAAGATTCCATTGTTCATCTATCAAAACCTTCATGTCTTCTAGCTGTTTCAAAACACCAACATTATTTTCAGAGAGTGATCCGTGATGTAATTTTATCATATTTCCATCTATTTCATGTATAGACGATTCTTCTTGTTTGTCATCAAACACCGTGATATTATACTCACAACACTGAAAATTATTACCATTATTTCTACATCCACCCAATCCTACTGGAAGATTGGAAAGTGAAAGTTTTTCTGGCAGAGTTTTCAAATCCATGTAAATTTCATTTTAATTTTTTGCTATAAAGGATCTAAGCTGTTAAAGTTTACAAATTTATTCAATGACAAAACATTCCTTTAAATTGCTATTCTTTATGGTTTTTAGCAAGCTCCTGTGGTGTAGTCCGGCTAAGCATACCGCCCTCTCAAGGCGGTGATCCCGGGTTCAAATCCCGGCGGGAGCATTTCGTTATTTTAAAACAGTTTAAAATTTTTTATTTGAAAATAATTCTAAGTTAAAAAAAGTAAAATAAGCATATTTCAGCTTAAAATCTACGTTCGCCACGGTGTTTTGGTAAACATTCGCGACAATATACCGGTCTTCCTTCTTTTGGTTGGAATGGGACTTGGGTTTCTTTTTTGCAATCCGCACAAGTGGCAGGATACATTTTTCTGTCTGCGTCCATGACTTTTGGGATTTTTATCCACATAATAACTAATAGTTATCACCTGAAAGGCCAAATGACATTTTATGTAGCAAATACAGTCTAAAATACTGGCAAATTCATCTTATTTCGATGGTTGGCCCCCAAGATGGTGGTTTTGGTTTTGATGGTGCGAAAAAATATTCTACCTTAGAAAATTCCAATGCTATATGCGTTCAGTGCCAAGCAGGTCAACATGTTAAATGTATTGCTAAGAGTGATTCTAGCACAACATGTGATTGCGAATTATGTCTGCTTGATTAATTTGCAAAGAAATTTGTAGCATACAAATTTTTATGATATTGTAAAACAACCGAACCATCAGAATATTCCACAACTGAGAGCCCCCTTATGGAGAAAACTGCACCTGAAAATTCAGATGCAAGTTTTTGTGGTATATTTAGTATGGCATTGTATACATACCCATACTCGGTTGGGCATGTAACTGTCATGGATTGACCACTTCC
Coding sequences within it:
- a CDS encoding nitroreductase/quinone reductase family protein — translated: MKPREVTFKAILVTTGRKTGKEHAVELKTVFYDNKFYFSRRNSQSDWLKNSLANPQVKIQYNGVIFSGIASLITDENLAKKISQLKYSDKKAEESRVVLEVTLHEQL
- a CDS encoding ATP-binding cassette domain-containing protein: MRYHYFINSNHRIRLYAIEIGDLTKVFNKRTKAVNGISFVVQEGEIFGLLGPNGAGKTTTIRMVTNLTTPTSGSIMVFGSNASNSSEKVRQMIGYIPQSISVDADLTAYENLLIFAKLFYVPKNERDKRIRFALKYMGLEDRTDDLVKRFSGGMMRRLEVAQALVNQPKMLILDEPSIGLDPSSKMQMWKYLRQLNEDFGTTILITTHDMSEADELCDRIAVMSSGKIAVIGSPMELKESVGKETLTITLQSMPSSEQILPPLPPELGMIASNDSKIVKILTRNGEHAIPRILESFRNAGLHVDSVSLNKITLDDVFIKYAKTKFEAENTESNRDARLVRRTYRRRAG
- a CDS encoding CxxC-x17-CxxC domain-containing protein gives rise to the protein MWIKIPKVMDADRKMYPATCADCKKETQVPFQPKEGRPVYCRECLPKHRGERRF
- a CDS encoding PRC-barrel domain-containing protein; the encoded protein is MTTELQNSENKLNADEFRGRKVIDREGIGYGKVKHVQIDCDTLQVTGITVHEGFHKDYFLPRGHIDRFTNESVLLGTAPLRKDTSVVDIDGHKIGKIKKINKNQDTKEIESIEVSEGLTRTRVFSKSEIWGIGEKVILKLAKDEYKKSH
- a CDS encoding ABC transporter permease is translated as MTPKKFASSILTVAEIEVRKIRHDSSELWTRIIQPALWLLVFGEVFNGIRGFAPTGIPYLEFITPGILAQSVQFIAIFYGITIVWEKDVGLLTKLLSTPSPRSSIIIGKALAAGFRGIFQAIMIFGLALLLGVNLRFDPLDIAGTFFVIVLFAMCFTSLSMALASFLKTRERMMGIGQAITMPLFFASSAIYPIALMPKWLQVISLGNPLTYVVDALRAMLLTGNYSNLAVDLFALVISTAVMIVLASLGLKRLVD
- a CDS encoding HYR domain-containing protein, which gives rise to MVFYNLCQLKTFPFLLIGIIAIVLASTFFIPSSSASTAPQYATQWGSYGLGKLGQFAFPQGISMDSAGNVYVTDLGNRRVEKFDFNGNYLDTWGTKGNGNGQFQAPTGIAVHGTFVYVVDNELNTIQKFDTSGKFITQWGSKGSDNGQFLLPQGITTDPSGDVYVADTGNSRIDKFSSDGKFITSIGQSGLSDGQFLSPRGITADSQGSIYVADSGNNRIEKFTQDGVFLKTFAASSGSNFKTPLGLSVDSSGNIYVTDTGDNQIVEINKDGNLLTSWGSQGTGPDFFDNPRDVTVDSNGNVYVVDSSNNRIQKFGSLSSPMTQNETPTVNQNQQSQNSVNQTQQNIPKILNSNDKTPPTITAPSDMVVQASGMLTPVSIGQATATDDTSVTITNDAPAKFPLGTTMVTWTATDSGGNISKAVQKITVIDTTAPTLTAPPNVTVEAKSPDHNSIDLGLPSAYDAVGVMSVGNDAPTYFPLGQTIVTWTAKDASGNAATAKQIVIVQDTTPPTIHAPSDITMEATSATNNVVDLGNATVTDNGIIQSLTNNAPKTFPLGTTTVTWTAQDAAGNGATATQTVKIVDTTPPKLTPPSNVVFEATSITDNQAPLGNATVTDNGIIQSITNNAPKSFPLGKTLVLWTAKDAAGNISNATQTVDVVDTTAPKITPPKDITFEATSLNNNTIPLGTPTVTDLEQITTTNNAPKVFGIGLTTVTWTAVDAAGNSANATQTVDVRDTTPPKLIIPNDITVEATSVNDNVVSVGKANATDAVGVESVTDNAPSVFPIGKTAITWTAKDAAGNISNATQTVDVVDTTAPKIIPPKDIKVEATSLTDNTVSL